From a single Sphingobium sp. SCG-1 genomic region:
- a CDS encoding TolC family protein, producing the protein MRLFLCLPLLAAIPGVAFAGPLTFDAALQRALQDAPSLKARALGADAARSARGAAGALPDPTLGVGVESFPISGPLAFEPQRDDFTMARIGVSQDIPNLAKRHAQQARAESDIRAADADTAVEARTVEVGTALAWINLAYAERRLAALDDVLSRLGRVVTTTPSAVASGNARPAQTLAGQQAIATMQDRRSELVSTVARARATLTRWTGDPAPEIAGAIPDFPVDEAGLRAGLDRHPTIKMIDAQAGQADADIRLADAGRRSDFGVNVGYQRRDPRFGDYVSAGVTVSLPFFTRTRQNAGIAAAQANAGRVVAEREAARRALAADLDADIADHVMHHEQWMRAQGTLQPLAEQRVKLETASYGAGRASLVDIADAYAALADATLNTLDREALVAADGARLTLTYRSDAR; encoded by the coding sequence ATGCGATTGTTCCTATGTTTGCCGTTGCTCGCCGCCATTCCCGGCGTTGCGTTCGCCGGGCCGCTCACCTTCGACGCCGCGCTCCAGCGCGCGCTACAGGACGCACCGTCGCTCAAGGCCAGGGCGCTCGGCGCCGATGCCGCCCGGTCTGCGCGCGGTGCGGCGGGCGCGCTCCCCGATCCGACGCTTGGCGTGGGCGTGGAGAGCTTTCCGATCTCCGGGCCGCTCGCGTTCGAGCCCCAGCGTGACGATTTTACCATGGCTCGGATCGGCGTGTCGCAGGACATTCCCAATCTCGCCAAGCGCCATGCCCAGCAAGCGCGTGCCGAGAGCGACATCAGGGCAGCCGACGCCGACACCGCCGTCGAGGCCCGCACCGTCGAGGTCGGGACCGCACTGGCCTGGATCAACCTTGCATACGCAGAGCGCAGGCTTGCCGCGCTTGACGATGTTCTGTCTCGTCTCGGGCGCGTGGTCACAACAACACCGAGCGCAGTCGCCTCGGGCAACGCGCGACCAGCCCAGACATTGGCCGGACAGCAGGCCATCGCGACGATGCAGGATCGCCGGAGTGAGCTGGTTTCGACCGTGGCGCGGGCACGCGCGACATTGACCCGCTGGACCGGCGATCCCGCGCCCGAGATTGCCGGCGCCATCCCGGATTTCCCGGTCGATGAAGCTGGTTTGCGGGCGGGCCTCGATCGCCACCCGACCATCAAGATGATCGATGCCCAGGCGGGCCAGGCCGATGCCGATATACGCCTGGCTGACGCCGGCCGGCGGTCCGACTTCGGCGTGAATGTTGGCTATCAGCGCCGCGACCCCCGCTTCGGCGACTATGTCTCGGCCGGGGTGACGGTCAGCCTGCCGTTCTTCACCCGCACGCGCCAAAATGCCGGGATCGCTGCAGCCCAGGCCAATGCCGGGCGGGTCGTGGCAGAGCGCGAAGCGGCGCGCCGCGCGCTCGCCGCCGACCTCGATGCCGATATCGCCGATCATGTCATGCACCACGAACAATGGATGCGCGCACAGGGCACCCTGCAGCCGCTCGCCGAGCAGCGGGTGAAACTGGAGACCGCCAGCTACGGAGCGGGGCGCGCCAGCCTGGTCGATATCGCCGACGCCTATGCCGCGCTCGCCGACGCGACCCTCAATACCCTCGACCGTGAAGCCTTGGTCGCCGCCGATGGCGCCCGATTGACCCTCACCTATCGGAGCGACGCACGATGA
- a CDS encoding single-stranded DNA-binding protein, whose translation MINFAKFEIIGRIGEIDAKPKVTNISVCANYRRRGEGDQWIEDSYWNRVVIFSDGQRKYIDEKAQVGDLVRIAGRLRDTSYERDGTTHYTTDRIVEEFGVLAAKAA comes from the coding sequence ATGATCAATTTTGCCAAATTCGAGATCATCGGAAGGATCGGTGAGATCGACGCCAAGCCGAAGGTCACGAACATCTCGGTGTGCGCGAACTATCGCCGCCGCGGAGAAGGCGACCAGTGGATTGAGGACAGCTACTGGAACCGCGTCGTCATTTTCAGCGACGGCCAGCGGAAATATATCGATGAGAAGGCCCAGGTTGGCGATCTCGTGCGGATTGCCGGACGGCTCCGTGACACCTCGTACGAGCGCGACGGAACCACGCACTACACGACCGACCGGATCGTCGAAGAGTTCGGTGTGCTCGCGGCAAAGGCGGCATAG
- a CDS encoding ParB/RepB/Spo0J family partition protein, protein MSRKNASFAAELAAGINPPEDGVPAPRRPGLGANVLTNRENRLAELAAGTVVSRTHELVDPARCRMWAGHNREYALLNEERCADLIESMKAQGRQEMPAIVRRVRGEPDYDFEVICGARRHWSISWLRGHNYPDFRFLIDIRELSDEEAFRIADIENRAREDLSDLERARDYLRALDAYYEGRQKVMAERINVTESWLSRYLDLARLPAELMVAFPNPQDLRIKHVTTIKPLLKPDDRRQRVFAEAAALSARSGGEGAPIAVPDILRALALAADPPKRSGSPKRSGSIETVASQSGKPLLRFEGKDRKGVRITLLPHGGGSRDEAEAAIKILLDAHWQ, encoded by the coding sequence ATGAGCAGAAAGAATGCGAGTTTCGCAGCAGAACTGGCCGCCGGAATCAATCCACCCGAAGATGGTGTGCCCGCGCCGCGCCGGCCTGGGCTGGGCGCCAATGTTCTGACAAATCGGGAGAATCGGTTGGCCGAACTGGCGGCTGGTACGGTCGTCAGCCGCACCCATGAATTGGTTGATCCCGCGCGTTGTCGGATGTGGGCAGGACATAACCGCGAATATGCCTTGCTCAACGAAGAGCGGTGCGCCGACCTTATCGAGAGCATGAAGGCGCAAGGGCGCCAAGAGATGCCCGCGATCGTCCGCCGCGTGCGCGGTGAGCCCGATTATGATTTCGAGGTGATTTGCGGCGCGCGACGCCATTGGTCGATCAGCTGGCTACGCGGCCACAACTATCCCGACTTCCGCTTCCTGATCGATATTCGCGAACTGTCGGACGAGGAAGCGTTCCGCATTGCGGACATTGAGAACAGAGCGCGCGAAGACCTCAGCGATCTGGAACGCGCCCGCGATTATCTTCGTGCGCTTGATGCCTATTATGAGGGCCGGCAAAAGGTGATGGCCGAGCGGATCAACGTCACCGAGAGCTGGCTGAGCCGTTATCTCGATCTCGCGCGCCTACCAGCGGAACTGATGGTCGCCTTTCCCAATCCGCAGGATTTGCGGATCAAGCACGTCACGACCATCAAGCCCTTGCTGAAGCCCGATGATCGTCGCCAGCGGGTGTTTGCCGAAGCAGCGGCGCTCAGCGCGCGATCGGGAGGGGAGGGCGCTCCTATTGCGGTGCCTGATATTCTCCGTGCATTGGCACTGGCAGCCGATCCCCCCAAGAGGTCAGGATCCCCCAAGAGGTCAGGATCGATCGAAACCGTGGCGTCGCAGAGCGGAAAGCCATTGCTTCGGTTTGAGGGTAAGGACCGTAAGGGGGTGAGGATCACCTTGCTCCCACACGGTGGCGGTTCTCGGGACGAAGCGGAGGCCGCTATCAAGATCTTGCTCGACGCGCATTGGCAGTAG
- a CDS encoding AAA family ATPase: protein MVASLDIDDTHDLLSVAALAQRTSSVLERLRDSARSARADERREPTFPIGKAAVLVGRTPAAIRDAEKDGRLPPPPRTENNRRVGYTLAQLNDMRGLFGTRPWRAADDPCCVVAVQNFKGGVGKSTLSVHLAQYLAIQGYRVALIDCDSQASATTLFGYVPDLDLSEEDTLYPFLREEEKTSLDYALRKTHFDGLELIPANLRLFQSEYEIAARMARGQGGLIDRLSEGIASISDRFDVIVLDPPPALGAISLSVLRAANALVVPVPPTVMDFSSTAAFLAMLDETIETLAERGFAPTLRFLRFVASKVDENKSMQKELLNLMRTLFGQAMVRTPLKDSAEIDNATARLMTVYELDGPVTSSAVRNRCLTYLDGVNAELELDIRAMWPSHLSRLRKEGLA from the coding sequence GTGGTAGCATCACTAGACATCGACGACACTCATGATCTTCTCTCGGTGGCGGCGCTTGCCCAGCGGACCTCATCGGTGCTGGAGCGCCTTCGCGATTCAGCGCGCAGCGCGCGGGCGGATGAACGCCGCGAGCCCACTTTTCCAATCGGAAAGGCCGCTGTTCTCGTCGGGCGGACGCCCGCTGCAATTCGCGACGCCGAAAAGGACGGACGTCTTCCGCCGCCGCCGCGAACCGAGAATAACCGCAGGGTTGGGTACACGCTTGCCCAGCTCAATGACATGCGAGGCCTGTTCGGCACCAGGCCCTGGCGAGCGGCCGACGATCCATGCTGTGTCGTGGCCGTCCAGAACTTCAAGGGAGGCGTCGGCAAATCGACCCTGTCCGTCCACCTTGCCCAATATCTCGCAATCCAGGGCTACCGCGTTGCCCTGATCGACTGCGACAGCCAAGCCTCTGCGACGACATTGTTCGGCTATGTGCCGGATCTCGACCTGAGCGAGGAGGATACGCTCTACCCGTTTCTCCGGGAAGAGGAGAAGACCTCGCTCGATTATGCGCTGCGTAAAACGCATTTCGACGGTCTCGAACTGATCCCGGCAAATTTACGGCTGTTCCAGTCGGAATATGAGATCGCAGCCCGAATGGCGCGGGGGCAGGGGGGGCTTATCGATCGCCTCTCTGAGGGTATCGCCAGCATCTCTGATCGCTTCGATGTCATTGTCCTCGATCCGCCCCCGGCCCTTGGCGCGATCTCATTGTCGGTTTTGCGCGCCGCGAACGCACTTGTCGTGCCGGTGCCTCCAACCGTCATGGACTTTTCCTCGACCGCAGCGTTTCTGGCGATGCTTGATGAGACCATCGAGACGCTGGCCGAACGTGGTTTTGCACCGACCCTGAGATTTCTGCGCTTTGTCGCTTCCAAAGTCGATGAGAACAAATCGATGCAGAAGGAACTGCTCAATTTGATGCGGACGCTGTTTGGTCAGGCGATGGTGCGCACGCCGCTCAAAGACTCTGCTGAGATCGACAATGCGACGGCCCGTTTGATGACGGTCTATGAGCTCGACGGTCCTGTGACGAGCAGTGCCGTCCGCAACCGCTGCCTCACCTATCTCGATGGGGTGAATGCTGAACTCGAGTTGGATATTCGGGCTATGTGGCCCAGCCATTTGAGCCGTTTGCGCAAGGAAGGTCTGGCGTGA
- a CDS encoding toprim domain-containing protein yields the protein MPATIDAAVRAKQIVESLGGRWSGSRGECRCPAHDDHSPSLSVRLGTKAILFKCFAGCTSTDILKALDRHGLHDRVPVHVEPRAPARDLSGLAKSLWQHSVPIGGTPAEAYLHARGLYAPNPDLRFNPQTIIGKGKDRRSLPAMIAAVRNELGLVAVHRTFLDPTDILRRPFRKPKLALGLLGSGSVRFGEPGDVLGIAEGIEDALSAIDWFQLPVWAVLGAERYAHVGIPSHVKRVIVFGQRNTAARICLKRAGEHLSANGRTVEEWLPSEHDDWNDALRDRLARNAVPRTVIQTHSD from the coding sequence ATGCCAGCCACCATCGACGCAGCGGTTCGTGCCAAGCAAATCGTCGAGAGCTTGGGCGGACGCTGGTCTGGATCGCGCGGGGAGTGCCGCTGCCCCGCCCATGACGATCACTCGCCTAGTCTTTCGGTCCGCCTCGGCACCAAGGCGATCCTGTTCAAATGTTTCGCGGGATGCACCTCGACCGATATTCTCAAGGCGCTGGATCGTCATGGTTTGCATGACCGGGTGCCGGTCCATGTCGAGCCACGCGCGCCAGCGCGCGATCTAAGCGGCTTGGCCAAGTCATTGTGGCAGCACAGCGTCCCCATCGGCGGCACACCGGCGGAAGCCTATCTTCATGCTCGTGGCCTTTATGCGCCGAACCCAGACCTTCGCTTCAATCCACAGACGATCATAGGGAAGGGGAAAGATCGGCGCAGCCTTCCGGCAATGATCGCGGCGGTGAGAAATGAGCTGGGCCTGGTCGCGGTCCACCGGACATTCCTCGATCCCACAGACATTTTGCGTCGGCCCTTCCGCAAACCCAAGCTGGCGCTGGGTCTACTCGGCTCGGGCAGCGTGCGCTTTGGTGAGCCCGGTGACGTTCTGGGCATCGCCGAAGGGATCGAAGATGCCCTGTCCGCCATCGACTGGTTCCAATTGCCGGTTTGGGCTGTGCTTGGTGCCGAGCGCTACGCCCATGTCGGCATACCGTCCCATGTGAAGCGCGTCATCGTCTTCGGCCAGCGGAACACGGCGGCGAGGATCTGCCTGAAGAGGGCAGGGGAGCACCTTAGCGCCAACGGGCGAACGGTGGAGGAATGGCTCCCATCCGAGCATGACGATTGGAACGATGCCTTGCGCGATCGGCTTGCCCGCAACGCCGTTCCTCGCACCGTGATCCAAACACACTCCGACTGA
- a CDS encoding efflux RND transporter periplasmic adaptor subunit, which translates to MSLEMSPRTRLGLAAAALALVAGGAGYGVAHLGGSETPAMQSADAGRKALYYYDPMVPSQHFDAPGKSPFMDMQLVPKYADGSGSDAPGVRIDPATSQSLGLRTVAVRRGELASSLTATGTIDFNQRDVAIVQARAGGFVQRVFARAPGDIIGAGAPLADLLVPEWGGAQAEYLAVRRTGNAALMQAARQRLLLLGMPPGTIASVERSGRPHNVVTISTPTGGVIKTLDVRAGMTMAAGQTLAEVNGLGTVWLNAAVPEAIAGPLKPGQIVQASLAAFPGETLSGRVSAILPTTQADSRTLTVRIELPNRGGRLRPGMFATVSFGGATQPALLVPSEALIRTGKRTLVMLALDKGRYRPAEVQTGREAGGDTEILAGLGEGEKIVASGQFLIDSEASLSGVAARPIGGGVSAAPAARSATSLYETTGKIEQLTATSVTLSHEPVPAIGWPAMTMTFQLGTPALVRGLKTGDRVRFGFDQPPAGPTVRRMAKVAGQ; encoded by the coding sequence ATGAGCCTCGAAATGTCACCGCGTACCCGGCTGGGCCTTGCCGCCGCTGCGCTCGCGCTCGTTGCCGGCGGTGCAGGCTATGGCGTCGCCCATCTCGGGGGGAGCGAGACACCCGCGATGCAATCCGCCGACGCGGGTCGCAAGGCGCTCTATTATTATGATCCGATGGTGCCGTCGCAGCATTTTGACGCGCCCGGCAAGTCGCCCTTCATGGATATGCAGCTCGTTCCCAAATATGCCGATGGGAGCGGTAGCGACGCCCCCGGGGTGCGGATCGATCCCGCAACGTCGCAGTCGCTCGGGCTGCGCACGGTCGCCGTCCGGCGCGGGGAACTGGCGAGCAGTCTCACCGCTACCGGCACGATCGATTTCAACCAGCGCGATGTCGCGATCGTCCAGGCGCGCGCCGGCGGGTTCGTCCAACGCGTCTTTGCCCGGGCGCCCGGCGACATCATCGGCGCGGGCGCACCGCTCGCCGACCTGCTCGTCCCCGAATGGGGTGGCGCACAGGCTGAGTATCTGGCGGTCCGCCGCACCGGCAACGCGGCGCTGATGCAGGCGGCGCGACAGCGGCTCCTGCTGCTCGGCATGCCGCCCGGCACCATCGCGTCGGTCGAGCGGAGCGGGCGGCCGCACAATGTCGTCACGATCTCCACACCAACCGGCGGGGTCATCAAGACATTGGACGTGCGCGCCGGCATGACGATGGCGGCGGGGCAGACGCTCGCCGAGGTCAATGGTCTTGGCACCGTCTGGCTCAATGCGGCCGTGCCCGAGGCGATCGCAGGACCGCTCAAGCCCGGCCAGATCGTGCAGGCCTCGCTTGCCGCGTTCCCTGGCGAGACGTTGTCGGGCCGCGTCTCCGCGATCCTGCCGACGACTCAGGCCGACAGCCGGACGCTGACCGTTCGGATCGAACTGCCCAATCGCGGCGGGCGCCTGCGGCCGGGGATGTTCGCGACCGTCTCATTCGGTGGAGCCACGCAACCGGCGTTGCTCGTGCCGTCCGAAGCGTTGATCCGTACCGGCAAGCGCACCTTAGTCATGCTCGCGCTCGACAAGGGTCGCTATCGGCCGGCTGAGGTGCAAACCGGCAGGGAAGCCGGCGGTGACACCGAGATCCTGGCGGGCCTGGGCGAGGGCGAGAAGATCGTCGCGTCAGGCCAGTTCCTGATCGATTCCGAAGCGAGTCTGTCGGGTGTCGCGGCGCGGCCGATCGGCGGGGGCGTATCGGCGGCACCCGCCGCCCGGTCCGCCACGTCGCTTTATGAGACGACGGGCAAGATCGAGCAGCTTACCGCCACGTCGGTGACGCTCAGCCATGAGCCGGTGCCCGCGATCGGCTGGCCGGCGATGACGATGACCTTCCAGCTTGGCACACCCGCGTTGGTGCGGGGCCTGAAGACGGGGGATCGTGTCCGCTTCGGGTTCGACCAGCCTCCCGCCGGACCGACCGTGCGGCGCATGGCAAAGGTGGCGGGCCAGTGA
- a CDS encoding tyrosine-type recombinase/integrase produces MAGETASAPMAAADDLSWAVVKMRAGERIIVNEALIAAYQAASSPHSIRALKSDLEAFDLWCRRHNRIALPATPETVADYLDARAGQGSRPASLGRYKASIAKIHQLLDLKDPTPAPLVKLRLQAVRREKGAAQKQARPLRFKGPVRDVERDKARGLNIRALLESCGDDLPGLRDRALLSTAYDTGLRASELVAVAVEHVIEAIDPEARLLKILRSKSDPDGEGATAYLSPRTVAAIAAWTEAAETTAGPLFRRVQVRRYKARAAVRGRPIDSISGRETWDLRKTLSKPAVKARVEYDIGTVALHPGSIGPIFRSIIQRAFDRGALPDVTADDLARLLKGISAHSTRVGLNQDLFTSGEDLAGIMDALRWKSPRMPLAYNRNLAAEQGAAGRLMAKIA; encoded by the coding sequence ATGGCTGGGGAAACGGCGTCTGCGCCGATGGCGGCGGCCGACGATCTGTCGTGGGCGGTGGTGAAGATGCGCGCGGGCGAGCGCATCATCGTCAACGAGGCGCTGATCGCCGCGTATCAGGCCGCGTCTTCGCCGCACAGCATCCGCGCGCTCAAGTCCGATCTGGAAGCATTCGACCTCTGGTGTCGACGCCACAACCGGATCGCGCTGCCGGCAACGCCCGAGACCGTAGCCGACTATCTCGACGCGCGGGCGGGGCAGGGGAGCCGACCGGCGTCTCTCGGCCGCTACAAGGCGTCGATCGCCAAGATCCACCAGCTGCTCGACCTGAAGGATCCGACGCCCGCCCCGCTGGTCAAGCTGCGGCTACAGGCCGTGCGCCGCGAAAAAGGGGCGGCGCAGAAGCAGGCGCGGCCGTTGCGGTTCAAAGGTCCGGTACGTGACGTTGAGCGTGACAAGGCGCGGGGGCTCAATATTCGCGCCTTGCTCGAGAGCTGCGGCGACGATCTGCCGGGGTTGCGCGATCGGGCGCTGCTGTCGACCGCCTATGATACCGGTCTGCGCGCCTCCGAACTGGTGGCGGTCGCAGTCGAGCATGTTATCGAGGCGATCGATCCCGAGGCGCGGCTGCTGAAAATTCTGCGTAGCAAGAGCGATCCGGACGGGGAGGGGGCGACCGCCTATCTCAGCCCGCGCACCGTGGCGGCGATCGCGGCCTGGACCGAGGCGGCCGAGACAACGGCCGGGCCGCTGTTCCGCCGGGTGCAGGTGCGGCGCTACAAGGCCCGCGCTGCGGTGCGCGGTCGGCCGATCGACAGCATCTCGGGCCGCGAGACATGGGATCTGCGCAAGACGCTTTCCAAGCCGGCCGTGAAGGCACGCGTTGAGTATGACATTGGCACCGTCGCGCTGCACCCGGGATCGATCGGGCCGATCTTTCGGTCGATCATCCAGCGGGCGTTCGATCGTGGCGCGCTGCCCGATGTGACAGCCGACGATCTGGCTCGGCTGCTCAAGGGGATCAGTGCGCACTCGACGCGGGTGGGGTTGAACCAGGACCTCTTCACGAGTGGCGAGGATCTTGCTGGCATCATGGATGCGCTGCGCTGGAAGTCGCCACGGATGCCACTGGCGTACAACCGCAATCTGGCTGCGGAGCAGGGTGCGGCAGGTCGACTGATGGCGAAAATCGCTTAG
- a CDS encoding replication initiation protein gives MRVAAALQAKGGEEFAKPGSIVEIKFVKGQSLSLTASRLLALMILTAGGDAWQDRPHRMRKADIRRGHKGNERISDMLEELHRTLFAIDDRSWRGKKATLRFSLISSSREEAEDTDGADAGWIEWEFTPDARKLIQESESYAVLNRQAVLGFRSSYALKLYEIGSLRLHRRQSTWKGDMAALRAALGISPEVYTDFAQLRRKVLEKAKAEIDQLAHFRVEWKEMRQGRTVTEIEFRFEPKDAPAQIATVDEIERHSTGRKARREGAVETIAEPVEVGSIVKAAISALVTPEKSSEIVFPQGTIRFNAEGLAAIARSHGGGWDIDLIADAYRQQMGDRLAKLKGAKLISSWTGFCESFVARRGRP, from the coding sequence ATGCGCGTTGCAGCTGCCTTGCAGGCGAAAGGTGGCGAAGAATTCGCCAAGCCCGGCAGCATTGTTGAGATCAAGTTCGTCAAAGGCCAATCGCTCAGCCTGACGGCCTCCCGGTTGCTCGCGTTGATGATCCTGACCGCAGGCGGCGATGCTTGGCAGGACCGGCCACATCGCATGCGCAAGGCCGATATTCGCCGCGGCCATAAAGGTAACGAACGTATCTCCGACATGCTGGAGGAACTTCACCGGACCCTGTTCGCGATCGACGACCGGTCCTGGCGCGGCAAGAAAGCGACGCTGCGCTTTTCCCTGATCTCGTCGTCCCGCGAAGAGGCGGAAGATACAGACGGCGCCGATGCGGGGTGGATCGAATGGGAGTTTACGCCTGATGCGCGCAAGCTCATCCAGGAGTCTGAGAGCTATGCTGTCCTGAATCGACAGGCGGTGCTGGGCTTCCGATCAAGCTACGCGCTCAAGCTCTATGAGATTGGATCGCTGCGGCTCCATCGCCGGCAGTCGACCTGGAAGGGTGATATGGCGGCGCTGCGTGCAGCGCTTGGCATATCGCCTGAGGTGTATACGGATTTCGCGCAACTTCGTCGCAAGGTGCTCGAGAAGGCGAAGGCCGAGATCGATCAGCTGGCTCACTTCCGAGTCGAGTGGAAGGAGATGCGGCAGGGCCGGACGGTGACCGAGATCGAGTTCCGTTTCGAACCGAAGGATGCGCCAGCGCAGATCGCGACCGTCGATGAGATTGAGCGGCACTCGACGGGGCGCAAGGCGCGCCGGGAGGGGGCTGTGGAGACGATCGCCGAACCGGTGGAAGTGGGATCGATAGTGAAGGCCGCTATCAGCGCGCTTGTCACGCCGGAGAAGAGTTCGGAGATCGTCTTTCCGCAAGGAACGATCCGGTTCAACGCCGAAGGCTTGGCCGCGATTGCCCGGTCGCACGGAGGCGGGTGGGATATCGACCTCATTGCCGACGCTTACCGCCAGCAGATGGGCGACCGTCTGGCGAAGCTCAAGGGCGCGAAGCTGATCAGTTCGTGGACGGGTTTTTGCGAGAGTTTCGTTGCCCGAAGGGGGCGTCCATAA
- a CDS encoding MerR family transcriptional regulator has product MSMTIARLAEQGGVGVETVRYYQRRELMAEPALGGPTGSRGVRRYGEDDVRRLRFIRAAQSAGFTLEQIRELLELDANNDRVRARALAAPQIDVLDRKIAELSLAREALTRLAAECGASSEGPCPILQAFDS; this is encoded by the coding sequence ATGTCGATGACAATTGCGCGCCTCGCCGAGCAGGGCGGCGTCGGTGTCGAGACCGTGCGCTATTACCAGCGTCGCGAGCTCATGGCGGAGCCTGCACTGGGAGGTCCGACCGGATCGCGCGGCGTTCGCCGCTATGGCGAAGACGATGTGCGCCGCTTGCGCTTCATTCGCGCCGCTCAATCGGCAGGCTTCACGCTCGAACAAATCCGCGAGCTGCTCGAGTTGGACGCCAATAACGATCGCGTTCGCGCGCGGGCGCTCGCTGCACCGCAAATCGATGTTCTGGACCGCAAGATTGCCGAGCTATCGCTAGCACGAGAGGCTCTCACCCGGCTCGCTGCAGAATGCGGCGCATCGTCCGAAGGTCCCTGCCCCATATTGCAAGCATTCGATAGCTGA